From one Lotus japonicus ecotype B-129 chromosome 3, LjGifu_v1.2 genomic stretch:
- the LOC130745694 gene encoding F-box/kelch-repeat protein At1g51550, which yields MEEASASGNHSYSGSSSSSSPPITNIAQDYLFTILFLLPIDAILSLSMTCKRFRDLTSSDTLWKSLCLRDLGSNCVDALRLSNHQNHHHHQCPWMRLYKQVSQMDSVRCHRLSDLDFPSARASHSLNFVSDCLVLFGGGSEGGRHLDDTWIAYIGNNFQKMLKWQAVHSGIPSGRFGHTCVEMGDFLVLFGGINDNGNRQNDTWVGRVTHNENNGITFSWKMLDVGAIAPPPRGAHAACCIDDKRMVIHGGIGLQGLRLGDTWVLELSESPCFGTWHEIVSHPSPPPRSGHTLTCIGRSRTILFGGRGLGYEVLDDIWLLDTCQGYMKWLQIMYDLQNIPDGVSLPRVGHSATMVLGGRLLIYGGEDSARHRKNDFWVLDVSAIPYISMQTPTLSSKRVLTRMWKRWRSNGYEPKSRSFHRACADPSGRFLYVFGGMVDGFLQPSEPSGLRFDGELFLVELVLQL from the exons ATGGAAGAAGCTAGTGCCAGTGGGAATCACAGTTACAgtggatcatcatcatcatcatcaccaccaaTAACCAACATAGCTCAGGATTACCTCTTTACTATCCTCTTCCTTCTACCCATAGATGCAATTCTTTCCCTTTCCATGACTTGCAAGAGATTCAGAGATCTCACTTCCTCTGACACTCTCTGGAAATCTCTGTGCTTGAGGGACTTGGGTTCCAATTGTGTGGATGCACTGAGACTGAGCAATCACCAAaaccatcaccatcatcagtgTCCTTGGATGAGACTCTACAAGCAGGTTTCTCAGATGGATTCTGTTCGTTGCCATAGATTGTCTGATTTGGATTTTCCCAGTGCCAGAGCCTCCCACTCTCTCAACTTTGTCTCAGATTGTCTAGTGTTGTTTGGTGGTGGCTCTGAGGGAG GACGACATCTTGATGATACATGGATTGCGTACATAGGTAATAATTTCCAGAAAATGTTGAAATGGCAGGCAGTCCACTCAGGCATTCCAAGTGGGAGATTTGGGCACACATGTGTAGAAATGGGTGATTTCCTTGTTCTCTTTGGAGGCATCAATGATAACGGGAACCGTCAAAATGATACATGGGTAGGGCGAGTTACACACAATGAAAACAATGGCATTACATTTTCCTGGAAAATGCTTGATGTGGGGGCTATTGCTCCACCCCCTAGAGGGGCTCATGCTGCTTGTTGTATTGATGACAAGAGAATGGTAATCCATGGAGGAATCGGACTTCAGGGCCTCCGTTTGGGGGACACATGGGTCTTAGAGTTGTCAGAAAGTCCCTGCTTTGGAACATGGCATGAGATTGTTTCGCATCCATCACCGCCACCACGTTCAGGGCACACATTGACTTGCATAGGGAGAAGCAGGACAATTCTATTTGGAGGAAGAGGCTTGGGTTATGAGGTTCTTGATGATATATGGTTACTGGATACATGCCAGGGTTACATGAAATGGCTCCAAATCATGTATGATTTACAGAACATACCAGATGGTGTTTCCCTTCCTAGAGTTGGTCACAGTGCTACAATGGTTTTGGGAGGTAGGTTGCTAATTTATGGAGGAGAGGACTCAGCTAGACAcaggaaaaatgatttttgggTATTAGATGTTAGTGCTATCCCTTACATCAGCATGCAGACACCCACTTTGAGCTCCAAGAGAGTGTTGACAAGAATGTGGAAAAGGTGGAGGTCAAATGGGTATGAACCAAAATCTAGATCCTTTCATCGTGCCTGCGCAGACCCTTCTGGACGTTTTTTGTATGTGTTTGGTGGAATGGTGGATGGTTTTCTTCAGCCTTCTGAACCTTCTGGACTCAGGTTTGATGGGGAGCTCTTTCTTGTGGAGCTTGTGCTTCAGCTTTAA
- the LOC130745697 gene encoding kelch repeat-containing protein At3g27220 — protein sequence MVRASVKVGSAKLAVICVGLLGFALVADFLWASSSSSSIWTSKPSTTTIVVPNKPDKNKKDAGRVLAAAYADLPGPQLTWQKMAPSPVPRLDGAAIQIRNHLFVFAGYGSIDSVHSHVDVYNFSDNTWGERFDMPKEMAHSHLGMVTDGRYIYVVTGQYGPQCRGPTARNFVLDTETKQWEDLPPLPVPRYAPATQLWRGRLHVMGGSKENRHTPGLEHWSLAVKDGKALEKEWRSEIPIPRGGPHRACVVVDDRLYVLGGQEGDFMAKPGSPIFKCSRRLEVVYADVYMLDDEMKWKVLPSMPKPNSHIEFAWVVVNNSIVIVGGTTEKHPETKKMVLNGEVVQFNLNTLKWSVVGKLPYRVKTTLVGFWDGWLYFTSGQRDKGPDDPSPKKVIGEMWKTKLQLND from the exons ATGGTTCGGGCGTCGGTGAAGGTCGGTTCGGCCAAGCTCGCCGTCATCTGCGTCGGCCTTCTAGGTTTCGCTCTCGTCGCCGACTTCCTCTGggcttcctcttcctcctcctccatctgGACCTCCAaaccttccaccaccaccatcgtcgttCCCAATAAACCAGACAAGAACAAGAAAGATGCTGGAAGAGTCCTTGCAGCAGCGTACGCCGATTTACCCGGTCCCCAACTCACCTGGCAAAAGATGGCACCGTCACCCGTCCCTCGTCTCGACGGAGCTGCAATCCAGATTCGGAATCATCTATTCGTCTTCGCTGGCTACGGCTCCATCGATTCT GTACATTCACATGTTGATGTATATAATTTTAGTGATAATACTTGGGGAGAAAGATTTGATATGCCTAAGGAAATGGCACATTCACATTTAGGGATGGTGACTGATGGAAGGTATATTTATGTGGTTACTGGACAGTATGGTCCTCAATGTAGAGGTCCTACGGCGCGTAATTTCGTGCTTGACACTGAAACAAAGCAATGGGAAGATCTTCCTCCCTTGCCAGTTCCTAG ATATGCACCAGCAACTCAACTATGGAGAGGCAGATTGCATGTGATGGGCGGAAGTAAAGAGAATCGACATACACCTGGATTAGAACACTGGAGTCTTGCTGTGAAGGATGGAAAAGCATTAGAAAAGGAGTGGAGAAGTGAGATACCCATTCCCCGTGGAGGACCTCACAG AGCTTGTGTTGTAGTTGATGATCGTCTCTATGTTCTTGGTGGTCAAGAAGGTGATTTTATGGCCAAACCTGGGTCTCCTATTTTTAAGTGCTCACGCAGGTTGGAG GTAGTCTATGCTGATGTTTACATGTTGGATGATGAAATGAAGTGGAAAGTGCTACCTTCAATGCCAAAACCAAACTCACATATTGAATTTGCTTGGGTGGTTGTAAACAATTCCATTGTCATTGTTGGTGGCACGACAGAGAAGCACCCTGAAACTAAGAAGATGGTTTTAAATGGAGAAGTAGTCCAGTTTAACCTTAATACTTTG AAGTGGTCCGTGGTTGGAAAATTACCTTACCGGGTAAAAACCACGCTAGTTGGATTTTGGGATGGATGGTTGTACTTCACTTCAGGACAGCGAGACAAGGGACCAGATGATCCATCTCCCAAAAAAGTTATTGGGGAGATGTGGAAGACAAAATTACAATTGAATGACTGA
- the LOC130745696 gene encoding uncharacterized membrane protein At1g16860-like: MASRIPSHQLSNGLYVSGRPEQPKERTPTMTSTAVPYTGGDIKRSGELGKMFDIPTDGSKSRKSGPLTGAPSRTGSFGGAGSHSGPIQPNAAARAAYTTSGPMTSGGMPGSTSTKKSNSGPLNKHGEPLKKSSGPQSGGVTRQNSGPLAPILPTTGLITSGPISSGPLNSSGAPRKVSGPLETTGSMKLQGSAAVHNQAVTVLSQDNEYSFRRNFPKAMLWLLILLFVMGFIAGGFILGAVHNAILLVVVVVLFGLVAASFTWNTYWGRRAIMGFITHYPDSELRTAKNGQFVKVSGVVTCGNVPLESSFQKIPRCVYTSTSLYEYRGWDSKAANPTHRQFTWGLRYLERRLVDFYISDFQSGLRALVKTGHGARVTPYVDDSVLISVNPTKEELSPEFLRWLGERNLSSDDRTMRLEEGYIKEGSTVSVMGVVQRNENVLMIVPPPEPITMGCQWTKCIFPASLEGIVLRCEDMSKNDVIPV, from the exons ATGGCCTCTAGAATCCCATCTCATCAGCTTAGCAATGGCCTTTATGTATCAGGGCGGCCTGAGCAGCCCAAAGAAAGGACTCCAACGATGACCTCAACAGCCGTGCCATATACTGGCGGAGATATAAAAAGGTCTGGCGAATTGGGGAAAATGTTTGATATTCCTACTGATGGCTCTAAATCTAGGAAATCTGGACCCTTAACAGGTGCTCCTTCACGGACAGGATCTTTTGGAGGAGCTGGTTCACATTCTGGACCAATCCAGCCGAATGCTGCTGCTCGGGCTGCCTATACTACTTCAGGTCCCATGACTTCTGGTGGTATGCCAGGTTCGACTTCAACAAAGAAATCAAATTCTGGACCACTGAATAAACATGGAGAACCTCTTAAAAAGTCTTCTGGTCCTCAGTCTGGTGGAGTAACGCGTCAAAATTCTGGACCTCTTGCTCCTATTCTTCCTACAACTGGTCTCATTACATCTGGGCCAATCTCATCTGGCCCGTTAAACTCTTCTGGGGCCCCTCGGAAAGTGTCTGGTCCTTTGGAAACAACGGGTTCAATGAAGCTGCAAGGTTCTGCTGCTGTTCACAATCAAGCTGTCACTGTTCTTAGTCAGGATAATGAGTATTCCTTCAGAAGGAATTTCCCAAAGGCGATGTTGTGGTTATTAATTCTGCTTTTTGTAATGGGTTTCATTGCTGGTGGTTTTATTCTTGGAGCAGTGCACAATGCCATTCTCCTTGTTGTGGTCGTGGTTCTGTTTGGCCTTGTTGCTGCGTCTTTCACATGGAATACTTATTGGGGAAGAAGAGCTATTATGGGCTTCATTACTCATTATCCAGACTCTGAGCTTAGAACTGCAAAAAATGGGCAATTTGTGAAGGTCTCAGGG GTTGTTACCTGCGGTAATGTGCCTCTGGAGTCATCTTTCCAGAAAATCCCCAGATGTGTATACACGTCAACAAGTTTATATGAATATCGTGGGTGGGACTCAAAAGCTGCCAATCCTACACACCGTCAATTTACATGGGGCCTTAGATATTTGGAA AGGCGTCTGGTTGACTTTTACATCTCGGATTTCCAGTCCGGTTTAAGGGCATTGGTTAAGACTGGGCATGGAGCAAGAGTGACCCCTTACGTCGACGACTCTGTTCTCATCAGTGTAAATCCAACCAAAGAAGAGTTGTCACCAGAGTTCCTCCGGTGGTTGGGGGAGAGAAATCTATCAAGTGATGACCGCACCATGCGGTTGGAAGAAGG GTACATTAAAGAAGGAAGCACAGTAAGTGTAATGGGGGTTGTTCAGAGGAATGAGAATGTCCTTATGATTGTCCCTCCGCCAGAGCCTATCACTATGGGTTGCCAGTGGACCAAATGTATCTTTCCAGCTAGCCTTGAGGGTATAGTTTTACGATGCGAGGACATGTCGAAGAATGATGTGATACCGGTTTAA
- the LOC130745698 gene encoding uncharacterized protein LOC130745698: MTSSLIFPLSTSTLTFPSPSTTSRFRVSAMATSVATKVMPAVIVGGGRVGRALQEMGSGEDLLLGRGEFVPLEFEGPILVCTRNDDLDSVLQSTPPSRWNDLVFFQNGMLDPWLQSKGLSDANQVLAYFAVSKLGETPIDGKTDTNPEGLTAAYGKWASVVSARLHAGGLSCKVLDKEAFQKQMLEKLIWICSVMLVGARHGGVSVGNVEKEFHLELCSLISELALAAASEKGLTFEEGMEDRMCAYSRAVAHFPTAVKEFKWRNGWFYSLSEKATAQGKQDPCPLHTQWLKELKIV, translated from the exons ATGACCAGCTCACTCATTTTCCCCCTTTCCACCTCAACTCTCACGTTTCCCtcaccctccaccacctccCGATTCAGAGTCTCCGCCATGGCCACCAGCGTCGCCACCAAGGTCATGCCCGCCGTCATTGTCGGCGGCGGCAGGGTGGGAAGAGCTTTGCAAGAAATGGGTAGCGGGGAAGATCTTCTCCTTGGGCGAGGAGAGTTCGTGCCTCTTGAATTTGAGGGCCCCATCTTGGTTTGTACCAGGAATGATGACCTTGATTCTGTGCTTCAGTCTACTCCTCCTTCTAGATGGAATG ATTTGGTGTTTTTCCAGAATGGAATGCTGGACCCTTGGCTTCAGAGTAAAGGTTTGAGTGATGCAAACCAGGTGTTGGCTTATTTTGCTGTGTCAAAACTAGGAGAAACCCCTATTGATGGAAAGACTGATACCAATCCTGAAGGGTTGACTGCTGCTTATGGCAAATGGGCTTCTGTTGTTTCTGCAAGATTACATGCTGGAGGCCTCTCTTGCAAG GTTCTTGACAAGGAAGCATTTCAAAAGCAGATGTTAGAGAAGCTCATATGGATTTGTTCTGTCATGCTTGTTGGAGCACGTCATGGAGGGGTTTCTGTAGGTAACGtggaaaaggaattccacttgGAA CTGTGTAGCCTTATATCAGAACTAGCATTAGCGGCAGCAAGTGAAAAGGGGTTAACATTCGAAGAAGGCATGGAAGACCGCATGTGTGCATACTCGCGAGCTGTAGCCCATTTTCCCACTGCAGTTAAGGAG TTCAAATGGAGGAATGGTTGGTTTTATTCTCTTTCGGAGAAGGCTACTGCCCAAGGCAAGCAGGATCCATGCCCTCTGCATACTCAATGGCTAAAAGAGTTAAAGATTGTATAA